Proteins encoded together in one Drosophila suzukii unplaced genomic scaffold, CBGP_Dsuzu_IsoJpt1.0 scf_12, whole genome shotgun sequence window:
- the LOC139354653 gene encoding fibrous sheath CABYR-binding protein-like, with translation MAALQEPRPGQGWSETRPTRAPRRALERTRGEDSAPEPTVSDDSDVEVIGDPAVEEREWRLRKAAAGGRIPHGTTDVGGEELPRSHSEAVCRATEESRKRFRDREPSDEEQQRSTEEEARRQARLRQDHEAAAARWHARLREAEEEERRLWEAQVEDAWEVPLTPRYAAEERSPRDEDEDEPRAPSPPRWLPEVPPTPRYEGEWLTDGDDGAPLATPPWRPARPPTPRYAEPRRPEEQTPSEESTAQPMPQPEEEDVHQARADEPSVVRTEVPAAHVSHSTRSFEAEGMRWRQQTVTWTWPEGPATGPTTEVPRIWEEGAPKVNPRDPRTRSRQDAWVPPTPSTGPPTPATTATTGEAESPEKGPWVWPEPPATQRPPLQRQNSTPGSTRPRPQFMRQVSAPEEGGWREVARSEWPVGIEEAPAVATARRKGGRRCVLVCDGGRRYRVRLGVAGIRVFAQ, from the coding sequence ATGGCGGCCCTCCAGGAACCtcgcccggggcaaggatggtcggagACCCGGCCTACCCGAGCTCCGCGGCGGGCCCTGGAGCGGACTCGAGGCGAGGACTCCGCACCGGAACCCACGGTGAGCGACGACAGCGACGTGGAGGTGATCGGCGATCCCGCCGTCGAGGAGAGAGAGTGGCGACTCCGGAAGGCGGCGGCGGGCGGTCGCATACCGCACGGGACGACGGACGTCGGAGGAGAGGAACTCCCGAGGAGCCACTCGGAGGCGGTCTGTCGGGCCACCGAGGAGTCTCGGAAGCGGTTCCGAGACCGGGAGCCGTCGGACGAGGAGCAGCAACGGTcgacggaggaggaggcgaGAAGGCAGGCGCGGCTGCGGCAGGACCacgaggcggcggcggcgcgGTGGCATGCCCGCTTGCGAGAGGCGGAAGAAGAAGAGCGGCGGCTGTGGGAGGCACAGGTGGAGGACGCGTGGGAGGTGCCACTCACCCCCAGATACGCGGCCGAGGAACGCAGCCCGagggacgaggacgaggacgaacCACGCGCGCCATCCCCTCCGCGGTGGTTACCCGAGGTGCCACCCACTCCCCGCTACGAGGGGGAGTGGCTCACGGACGGCGACGATGGAGCACCGTTGGCCACGCCGCCGTGGAGGCCGGCCCGGCCACCCACGCCGCGATACGCGGAGCCACGACGACCTGAGGAGCAGACGCCGAGCGAGGAGTCGACCGCGCAGCCGATGCCGCAaccggaggaggaggacgtcCACCAGGCAAGGGCGGACGAGCCGTCGGTGGTGCGGACGGAGGTGCCGGCCGCgcacgtgagccacagcacaCGGTCGTTCGAGGCCGAGGGTATGCGGTGGCGGCAGCAGACGGTGACGTGGACGTGGCCCGAGGGGCCCGCGACAGGACCGACGACGGAGGTGCCCAGGATATGGGAGGAGGGGGCACCGAAGGTGAACCCTCGAGACCCCCGGACGAGGAGCCGGCAGGATGCATGGGTCCCGCCGACACCAAGCACGGGCCCGCCAACACCGGCGACGACGGCAACGACGGGGGAGGCGGAGTCACCGGAGAAAGGACCATGGGTGTGGCCCGAGCCACCGGCCACCCAAAGGCCTCCACTACAACGACAAAATTCGACGCCCGGATCAACGCGCCCGCGGCCGCAGTTCATGCGGCAGGTATCGGCGCCGGAGGAAGGCGGTTGGCGCGAGGTCGCCAGGAGCGAGTGGCCGGTGGGCATTGAGGAAGCACCCGCGGTCGCGACGGCACGACGGAAGGGCGGCAGGCGGTGCGTCCTGGTCTGCGATGGCGGGAGGAGATACCGGGTGAGGCTCGGAGTCGCGGGCATCCGGGTTTTCGcacaataa